One window of the Schistocerca gregaria isolate iqSchGreg1 unplaced genomic scaffold, iqSchGreg1.2 ptg000599l, whole genome shotgun sequence genome contains the following:
- the LOC126316800 gene encoding ER membrane protein complex subunit 2-A-like → MHAEFRALRERLQVSNTALEPGFQAVRKFCRLVREHQMQEFHLIARHGGALLSKHKHKLGDEAYILAEQVFVAALNIGALGSAEQCLSFLTTSVPNGKRVLRLKGMLREAQGQFYEASKIYRDILEKHPADSLTYKRLIAIAKATCTNEYVIELLVEYLNTFMLDAEAWQELLDAYLKQCCYQHAAFCCEELILLQPQNYHFYVLYAEILYTQGKFKNYMLARKYYSFALELSEENNVRALWGLALTTEVIRKNWPNALNKKELDMNSKLFQLAKDMLLSDGASHQSSHLQHLLDVDNATLDRLQFTFSHKCKND, encoded by the exons ATGCATGCCGAGTTCAGGGCATTGAGAGAACGTCTGCAAGTTTCAAACACCGCTTTAGAACCCGGGTTTCAAGCAGTCAGAAAATTCTGCAGGCTCGTACGCGAGCATCAAATGCAAGAGTTCCACCTGATTGCTAGGCACGGGGGAGCGCTTCTAAGCAAGCACAAGCATAAACTAGGAGATGAAG CTTACATCTTAGCAGAACAAGTATTCGTGGCCGCTCTGAATATTGGAGCGCTCGGCTCTGCAGAG CAATGTCTTTCCTTTTTGACAACATCGGTACCCAACGGAAAACGGGTTTTGAGGTTGAAGGGCATGCTCCGTGAAGCGCAAGGCCAATTTTACGAGGCGAGCAAGATCTATCGCGATATTCTGGAAAAACATCCCGCCGATTCTTTGACATACAAAAGGCTCATCGCAATAGCCAAGGCAACTTGCACCAATGAATATGTGATCGAATTACTAGTTGAATATTTGAACACTTTCATGTTGGACGCTGAGGCTTGGCAAGAGCTCCTGGATGCCTATTTGAAGCAATGTTGCTATCAGCATGCTGCGTTTTGTTGTGAGGAGCTTATTTTGCTGCAGCCACAGAATTACCATTTTTACGTTTTGTACGCTGAA ATTTTGTACACTCAGGGTAAATTCAAGAATTACATGCTAGCCAGAAAATATTATTCATTTGCTCTGGAGTTATCTGAAGAAAACAATGTCCGTGCGCTGTGGGGTTTGGCTTTGACAACTGAGGTTATTCGGAAGAATTGGCCCAATGCGCTAAATAAAAAAGAACTTGACATGAATTCAAAGTTGTTTCAATTGGCGAAGGATATGTTGTTATCAGATGGTGCCAGTCATCAGTCCAGCCATTTGCAGCATCTCCTCGACGTAGATAACGCGACCCTAGATCGACTGCAATTCACATTCAGCCATAAATGCAAAAATGATTAA
- the LOC126316799 gene encoding uncharacterized protein LOC126316799 — MNFSMQRNIELVKDCVNKCTNDFLFQADYEKNLEVVDKINNNPSLASLFMKSIEDTLTNASTETKACLTIELLKTILQNCLCFIPVYSKKKYQDAIMNFVLTTKYLRARDEMLQIIQMLGTYYTGESEYNFMQTYNKLLYLHHLNFPPHREIFEPPSSVNPTSSRMQGIDNIITGVGKERDYDRSLADQLSNTTVQRQYRQLCANIRNPKIEELVRNFDEAWKIATDALSRASINEKPLEESDALHSVIPLMKNWHQGIIGWMQQGNMNLSEQETNLLFLINDQIVDIMKRYDAINTNTASYRLKNSRQMLHLRKNSEKSKKKLDRRESTENVRNAFVKIASRKRDILEKLGKNVGSTSPKSDLMSLLSDNVQSSSKGDPFSSEFGGLSLSPKPWIESVVDQRVDSTKDSSQSGLLSLQPFTSTSSSPIISSQVKLNQTERNASPILDLFQNASYHQSPTQIPANVNNLGTVKSAHSGESSFFSQKQFQAFPESRTDGPQFQRRN; from the exons ATGAATTTTTCTATGCAACGCAATATTGAACTCGTGAAGGATTGTGTGAATAAATGCACGAACGACTTTCTTTTCCAGGCTGACTACGAGAAGAACTTGGAGGTTGTGGACAAGATCAACAACAATCCATCATT GGCGAGTTTGTTTATGAAGTCGATAGAGGATACGCTCACCAACGCAAGTACGGAGACGAAGGCATGCCTGACGATTGAG TTGCTTAAGACTATTCTGCAGAACTGCTTATGCTTTATTCCTGTATACTCTAAGAAGAAGTATCAAGACGCAATTATGAATTTTGTGCTTACTACAAAG TATTTACGAGCACGAGATGAGATGCTGCAGATAATTCAAATGCTCGGGACGTATTATACTGGTGAATCTGAATACAATTTTATGCAGACGTACAACAAGCTATTATACTTGCatcatttgaatttcccgccacatCGAGAGATATTCGAACCCCCTAGCTCTGTCAATCCGACGTCAAGTCGGATGCAAGGGATTGATAACATAATTACAGGAGTTGGAAAGGAGAGAGATTACGATAGGTCGTTGGCGGATCAGTTGTCCAATACGACTGTACAAAGGCAATATCGCCAGCTTTGCGCGAACATCCGAAACCCAAAAATAGAGGAGCTGGTCAGAAACTTCGATGAGGCATGGAAAATAGCGACGGATGCACTCAGCCGCGCGTCGATCAATGAAAAACCATTGGAGGAAAGCGATGCATTGCACTCAGTAATACCGCTGATGAAGAATTGGCACCAAGGTATTATCGGATGGATGCAGCAGGGGAACATGAATCTGAGTGAACAAGAAACAAATTTACTGTTTTTGatcaacgatcaaattgtagacataaTGAAGAGGTACGACGCCATCAACACGAATACAGCAAGTTACAGGCTAAAGAACAGTAGGCAAATGTTGCACCTacgcaaaaattctgaaaaatcgaAGAAGAAGCTAGATCGACGAGAATCGACAGAAAATGTCCGAAACGCCTTTGTAAAAATTGCGTCACGAAAAAGAGACATTTTAGAAAAATTGGGAAAAAACGTTGGGTCTACATCGCCAAAATCAGACTTAATGAGTTTATTATCAGATAATGTTCAGTCTTCTTCGAAAGGTGATCCGTTTTCGTCTGAGTTTGGCGGCTTATCTCTCAGTCCAAAACCGTGGATAGAATCTGTAGTTGATCAACGTGTCGATTCAACAAAAGATTCTAGTCAATCAGGTTTATTGTCCTTGCAGCCTTTTACTTCTACCTCATCATCTCCAATAATCTCATCACAGGTCAAATTGAATCAGACGGAGCGAAATGCTTCACCGATTTTAGACTTGTTCCAAAACGCCTCGTACCATCAGTCTCCCACCCAAATACCCGCGAATGTCAACAACTTGGGTACCGTCAAAAGTGCACACTCCGGTGAATCTAGCTTCTTCTCTCAAAAACAGTTTCAAGCATTTCCAGAATCTCGGACCGATGGACCACAATTTCAAAGGCGTAATTGA
- the LOC126316797 gene encoding uncharacterized protein LOC126316797 gives MKKSSTWLQYRLLCAKRFQICYRNSSLVKLALLPVLIVLVHYVINVAFSNMDGYGDLRVNEYDFIDKIPDYCANKSSDKQCYNMVYAPANAPWVGDMMKELANASGLSVESFKGIDLGGSDSYQSLVEFINDTLGKKNHFQGFSLFYDGKMPYDLIKVSDHIVKNQMFLADQLNAISDSISGKSPQEVISEWIKIFSQIPGLMEILDVTPEKNAKLIEILGSSNSTPPSNPSYLTFYYANTTSLPFVQATVHLAEKYCFYRHFADKGLNTSGIQYNIEYSGYPSPLGSITMFGLSEIVAAVLYNLISTIIFSAILSDLVNEKYFQLRTTLHQAGLTRTAYFLSWITYILVVSFISALTMCTIGVALPLEMFRNSNFLVLLIIYFTLNFSMGCLALFISTFIQVPNSALTVSYVIIMLGAFLQFFLVIGNGLVVQLTQASTSVTTIIVRVILNMFPFGVSAYIYNIIIALTSYVNKAPIGLGFSSFTEEYAELLPYYPTLLSIYYRLWIIALVALILYWYFDNVLFKVDLKRRPAYFFLTPSYWGIRRKRRSAETEQSVFEPHLDSCDSADSSAEDEYRRAVEAAQSDMEKDIAINAINVTKVYRPWYSRERKAFTAVNHLSLSIKRGEFFTILGHNGAGKTTLFSVLNGRSSMTDGYAHYFGYGLRDDPETVRNMMGCCLQHDTFWPELTALEHLDLFHRLRGVEKGELKDQGMELLRLLDLEGVANQKADSFSGGMKRRLSFAISCTGDPQILFLDEPSSGLDPENYKRLWQVLQSMKGRVTIVLVTHNMMEAELLSDRVGVMVNGQFKAIGTVLGLKSKFGYGYQITVCTEEGQNEAVARNYREKHPYLNVRECEGDKTRLEMDVRKCDIERIPELLSTLERDGAVKAWNVSQSSLESVFMSIAEKYDLKKVYDDDSKMSERKRAKEEKKVKALENSKKGFDNNEVPAGEKVKSYPLSALFELSWVLQFRRNRYSTGFVILLPILVLMLLVPLRSYLRSEYQNSASSLPLTGIPIANFNSFMSPTRSMCRSYCDFARQVSPDPSVDLSLLGFDAEGKFAGELGTTYFSYFPEHWCLFSEFPPPPVLTTNDERQFREEMYDSIKNRVSSAPSTDMQSFNVCAAPLPYVHTEFHDLSIDLRNATAPIANMNVKLSVNDYVDKYSPYIRYFIRRDVSLVARDSKSIDKDSFEKLNVFARIQEFVIHLRLYRAFLSASIGPAAEEIPSEVVFVPIPPEDNTELIDQLIAEIFSIGILPYSFSLFIPLSLYGLAKENSDRTKKMMYIHGLPPAYYYINVALTWGVIYLVSSILFIFFGLAFDIDFIAASTSAFSLILLGWGLAFISFVLLVSTFICTTSTAVFVGFGVAIFLCTAVSSVAVQLYDPTDSFLHPLPTWLYFWLQTCLLRCLKLISTRKDGAPLVGQIWEPPLNTEFVRSLSFLYVCALVYFVLFLISLIFYTGDFSYPHYLAVRLWTFVAELPRRALRRFFPAKRPSPEAAPLLADPSLPIQTGIKDVQAEEALVCQYVAGDSLPDTPLHNWPLVIQGLRKKYPGGKVAVKEFYLHAPLSTCFGLLGENGAGKSTLLSMLTGTIPITSGTAYICSFDISRQLSSALKCIGYCPQHDVLWGELTVQEHLEFYARLGGVRPSKSRKYVKKFLWDVGLYHCRHRQSSKLSGGMKRRLSLSIAICANSYVVFLDEPSCGLDVMNKRQIWHIVQNNKHGRTVIITTHGMDEAETLCDKIGVMAQGSLWCYGNPQYIRNLYNQGTYLRVVFSDETLGSNFIKQRIPSSVAKYKFSKTTQYYVPSSQPLSSVFQTLLNSSTQTSGIEDWGLSQPGLEYAFEQIVNHVRNQNPSTTSVSHA, from the exons TCGAATTCATAAATGATACTTTGGGTAAGAAGAACCATTTTCAGGGCTTCAGCCTTTTTTATGATGGCAAGATGCCCTATGACCTTATAAAAGTATCAGACCACATTGTCAAGAACCAAATGTTTCTAGCCGATCAGCTGAATGCCATTTCCGATTCCATTTCTGGTAAATCCCCGCAAGAAGTTATTTCAGAATGGATAAAAATTTTTAGCCAGATTCCAGGACTGATGGAGATTCTCGATGTCACGCCCGAAAAAAATGCGAAGCTCATTGAAATTCTTGGAAGCAGCAACAGTACACCACCATCCAACCCGTCTTACCTAACGTTCTATTATGCCAACACCACTAGCCTCCCTTTTGTTCAGGCCACTGTCCACTTGGCTGAGAAATACTGCTTTTATCGCCATTTCGCTGACAAGGGCTTAAATACGTCTGGAATCCAGTACAACATTGAATACAGCGGATATCCATCGCCTCTTGGCTCGATCACCATGTTTGGCCTTTCCGAGATCGTTGCTGCCGTCCTATACAATCTCATTTCCACTATCATTTTCTCGGCGATTTTGTCTGACTTAGTCAACGAAAAATACTTTCAGTTGCGTACAACACTTCATCAGGCAGGCTTGACTAGAACGGCTTACTTCCTGTCCTGGATAACCTATATTCTCGTCGTGTCTTTTATCTCGGCCTTGACGATGTGCACGATTGGCGTGGCCTTACCGCTCGAGATGTTCCGCAACTCGAATTTCCTCGTCTTGCTCATTATTTATTTTACGCTCAACTTCTCTATGGGGTGCCTCGCGCTGTTCATATCCACCTTTATCCAAGTTCCAAACAGTGCTTTGACGGTGAGCTACGTGATCATCATGCTCGGCGCATTTCTGCAGTTCTTCCTCGTCATCGGCAACGGCCTAGTCGTACAACTTACTCAGGCTTCCACCTCTGTTACCACCATAATTGTTCGCGTGATTCTCAATATGTTTCCCTTCGGCGTTTCCGCGTACATCTACAACATCATCATAGCGCTCACTTCTTACGTCAATAAGGCGCCAATCGGACTGGGGTTCTCCTCGTTTACCGAGGAGTACGCCGAGTTGCTTCCCTACTATCCGACGCTGCTTTCCATCTACTATAGGCTGTGGATCATCGCCCTGGTCGCTCTGATCCTTTACTGGTACTTCGACAACGTGCTGTTCAAGGTTGATCTAAAAAGACGTCCAGCTTACTTCTTCCTCACGCCCAGCTACTGGGGTATTCGGCGCAAGAGGCGCTCCGCAGAGACCGAGCAGTCCGTCTTTGAGCCGCACCTGGATTCCTGTGACTCGGCCGACTCGAGCGCCGAAGATGAGTATCGACGCGCAGTCGAAGCGGCTCAATCGGATATGGAAAAGGACATTGCCATCAATGCCATCAACGTCACCAAAGTGTACAGGCCCTGGTATTCGAGAGAGCGTAAAGCGTTCACTGCCGTCAACCATTTGTCTCTCTCGATCAAAAGGGGCGAGTTCTTCACGATC cTTGGCCACAACGGTGCCGGAAAGACGACGCTGTTCTCGGTCTTGAACGGTCGGTCTTCGATGACGGACGGGTACGCGCACTATTTCGGCTACGGCTTGAGGGACGACCCGGAGACGGTGCGCAACATGATGGGGTGCTGCTTGCAGCACGACACGTTTTGGCCGGAATTGACGGCGCTGGAGCACTTGGATCTGTTTCACCGGCTTCGGGGCGTGGAGAAGGGGGAGCTGAAGGATCAGGGAATGGAGCTGTTGAGGCTGCTGGACTTGGAGGGGGTCGCCAACCAGAAGGCCGACTCGTTCAGCGGCGGGATGAAGCGTCGGTTGAGCTTCGCGATCAGTTGTACGGGGGACCCGCAGATTTTGTTCTTGGACGAGCCGTCGAGCGGGTTGGACCCGGAGAACTACAAGCGCTTGTGGCAGGTGCTGCAGTCGATGAAGGGTCGGGTGACGATTGTGTTGGTGACGCATAACATGATGGAGGCGGAGCTGCTGAGCGACCGGGTGGGCGTGATGGTGAACGGCCAGTTCAAGGCGATTGGGACGGTGCTGGGTTTGAAGAGCAAGTTCGGGTACGGGTACCAGATAACGGTGTGCACAGAAGAGGGACAAAACGAGGCGGTGGCGAGGAACTACCGAGAAAAGCACCCGTACCTGAACGTCAGGGAGTGCGAAGGGGACAAGACGCGGCTGGAGATGGACGTGAGGAAGTGCGACATTGAGCGCATACCCGAGCTGTTGTCGACGCTGGAGAGGGACGGTGCGGTAAAGGCGTGGAACGTGAGCCAGTCGTCGCTGGAGTCGGTGTTCATGTCGATAGCGGAGAAGTACGATTTGAAGAAGGTGTACGACGACGACTCAAAAATGTCAGAAAGGAAGAGAGCGAAAGAGGAGAAGAAAGTTAAGGCGTTAGAGAATTCGAAGAAGGGTTTCGACAACAATGAGGTACCGGCGGGTGAAAAAGTGAAGTCGTATCCTTTGTCGGCGCTATTCGAGCTGAGTTGGGTGCTGCAGTTCCGTCGAAATAGATATTCGACTGGCTTCGTGATACTTTTGCCCATTCTCGTTTTGATGTTGTTGGTGCCGCTGCGGAGCTATTTGAGGTCGGAGTATCAAAATTCCGCCTCGAGCCTTCCCTTGACAGGCATTCCGATAGCGAACTTCAACTCGTTCATGTCGCCGACCCGCAGCATGTGCCGATCGTATTGCGATTTCGCGCGACAGGTATCGCCCGATCCGTCGGTGGACCTGAGTCTGCTTGGATTCGACGCAGAAGGAAAATTCGCCGGCGAGTTGGGCACCACATACTTTAGCTATTTTCCCGAACACTGGTGCCTCTTCTCTGAGTTCCCCCCCCCGCCGGTGCTCACAACGAACGACGAACGTCAGTTCCGAGAGGAGATGTACGACTCCATCAAAAACAGAGTCAGCTCAGCCCCGAGTACCGATATGCAGTCTTTCAACGTGTGCGCTGCGCCCCTTCCTTACGTGCATACTGAATTCCACGATTTGTCGATTGACTTGCGGAATGCGACCGCGCCGATCGCCAACATGAACGTCAAGCTCTCCGTGAACGACTACGTCGACAAGTATTCCCCGTACATCCGCTACTTCATCCGGCGAGACGTCTCCCTGGTCGCGAGGGATTCCAAAAGCATCGACAAAGACTCTTTCGAGAAGTTGAACGTTTTCGCGCGCATTCAGGAATTCGTCATCCACCTCAGGCTCTACCGAGCCTTTCTCTCCGCGAGCATCGGCCCCGCTGCCGAGGAAATACCGTCCGAGGTCGTATTCGTGCCCATTCCGCCGGAGGACAACACGGAACTCATCGACCAACTGATAGCCGAAATCTTCAGCATAGGCATTCTCCCCTACTCCTTCTCCCTGTTCATCCCGCTCTCACTATACGGACTCGCCAAGGAAAACAGCGACCGCACCAAGAAAATGATGTACATCCACGGGCTCCCTCCGGCCTACTACTACATCAACGTCGCCCTCACTTGGGGCGTCATCTACTTGGTTTCCTCGATTCTGTTCATATTCTTTGGCCTCGCCTTCGACATTGACTTCATCGCCGCGTCCACGTCCGCATTCTCCCTGATCCTCTTGGGCTGGGGTCTCGCTTTCATATCTTTCGTCCTACTTGTCTCCACCTTCATCTGCACCACGAGCACAGCCGTCTTCGTCGGGTTCGGCGTCGCCATCTTCCTCTGCACCGCCGTCAGCTCGGTCGCCGTGCAGCTCTACGATCCCACGGACTCGTTCCTGCACCCGCTTCCCACCTGGCTCTACTTCTGGCTCCAGACCTGTCTTCTCAGGTGCCTGAAGCTCATCAGCACCCGCAAAGACGGAGCGCCCTTGGTCGGACAGATATGGGAACCACCCCTAAACACCGAATTCGTCCGCAGTCTCTCCTTCCTCTACGTTTGCGCGTTGGTCTACTTCGTCCTCTTCCTGATCTCGTTGATCTTCTACACCGGCGATTTCAGCTACCCTCACTACCTCGCCGTCCGTCTCTGGACCTTCGTCGCCGAGCTCCCCCGCAGAGCGCTGCGCCGCTTTTTCCCCGCCAAGCGCCCCAGTCCCGAGGCCGCCCCCCTCCTCGCTGATCCCAGCTTGCCCATCCAAACGGGAATAAAAGACGTCCAGGCAGAGGAAGCGCTCGTTTGCCAATACGTCGCCGGCGACTCGCTCCCCGACACTCCGCTCCACAACTGGCCCCTCGTCATCCAGGGACTCCGCAAAAAATACCCCGGCGGAAAGGTCGCCGTAAAGGAGTTCTATCTCCACGCGCCCCTCTCCACCTGCTTCGGACTCCTCGGCGAAAACGGCGCCGGAAAGTCCACCCTCCTCTCCATGCTCACCGGCACCATCCCCATCACCAGCGGCACCGCCTACATATGCAGCTTCGACATCTCCCGCCAACTCTCCAGCGCCCTCAAGTGCATCGGCTACTGTCCCCAACACGACGTCCTCTGGGGCGAACTCACCGTCCAAGAACACCTCGAATTCTATGCCAGACTCGGCGGCGTCCGCCCCTCCAAATCCCGCAAATACGTCAAGAAATTCCTCTGGGACGTCGGACTCTACCACTGTCGGCACCGACAGAGCTCCAAACTCAGCGGCGGCATGAAGCGCCGACTCTCTCTCTCCATCGCCATCTGCGCCAACAGCTACGTCGTCTTCCTCGACGAACCCTCCTGCGGACTCGACGTCATGAACAAACGCCAAATATGGCACATCGTCCAAAACAACAAGCACGGACGCACCGTAATCATCACCACTCACGGCATGGACGAAGCCGAAACTCTCTGCGACAAAATCGGCGTCATGGCGCAGGGATCGCTCTGGTGCTACGGCAACCCCCAATACATCAGAAACCTCTACAACCAAGGCACCTACCTCCGCGTCGTCTTCTCCGACGAAACCCTCGGCTCCAACTTCATCAAACAACGCATCCCCTCCTCCGTCGCCAAATACAAATTCTCGAAGACGACGCAATACTACGTGCCCTCTTCTCAACCCCTCTCCTCTGTCTTCCAAACTCTACTCAACTCGTCCACTCAAACCTCCGGTATCGAGGATTGGGGACTCTCTCAGCCCGGACTCGAATACGCCTTCGAACAAATCGTCAATCACGTCCGCAATCAAAACCCCTCCACCACCTCTGTCTCCCACGCGTAA